A DNA window from Gemmatimonadaceae bacterium contains the following coding sequences:
- a CDS encoding ABC transporter permease codes for MLWKEFLQLRRDRITFAMMTGLPAIQLLLFGYAIQTDVRKLPTVVVDDSRTSESRALIQVLENTDNFKVIARVPDRVVAKRWIERGAARVALVIPPEYQRNIRGGHTGVAQLLIDAADPQSSGAAISGAQLAAAARLQQLLAARIAVTPPVELRVRPWYNPAQKSAVFIVPGIVGILLTITMTLITSTAIVRERERGTLEQLIVTPIGKASLMLGKLVPFVMVGYVQMTVVLVLGVLFFKIPIAGSLLLLYALALVFIVASLGVGLLISTVAKSQVQAMQLSFFFMLPNILLSGYIFPRAAMPLPAQYVGLALPLTYFLDILRGVLLKGVGVGDLWRQLVALSAAAVLLFTVSVRRFSKTLD; via the coding sequence CTGCCGGCGATCCAGCTCTTGCTCTTTGGCTACGCGATTCAGACCGACGTGCGCAAGCTGCCCACCGTGGTCGTGGATGACTCGCGCACGAGCGAAAGTCGCGCGCTCATTCAGGTGCTGGAGAACACCGACAACTTCAAGGTGATCGCCCGCGTTCCCGACCGGGTGGTGGCCAAACGCTGGATCGAGCGGGGCGCCGCGCGAGTGGCGCTGGTCATTCCGCCAGAGTATCAGCGTAATATCCGCGGCGGGCACACCGGCGTGGCGCAGCTGCTGATCGATGCCGCCGACCCACAGTCGAGCGGAGCGGCCATCTCCGGTGCCCAGCTCGCGGCCGCCGCGCGCTTGCAGCAACTGCTAGCGGCGCGTATCGCGGTGACGCCGCCGGTCGAGTTGCGCGTGCGCCCGTGGTACAACCCGGCGCAGAAGAGCGCCGTGTTCATCGTGCCGGGTATCGTGGGCATTCTGCTCACGATCACCATGACGCTCATCACCAGCACCGCCATCGTGCGGGAACGGGAGCGCGGCACGCTCGAGCAGCTCATCGTCACCCCGATTGGCAAGGCGAGCCTCATGCTCGGCAAGCTCGTGCCCTTCGTCATGGTGGGCTACGTGCAGATGACCGTGGTGCTGGTGCTCGGCGTGCTGTTCTTCAAGATCCCCATCGCCGGCAGCCTGCTGCTCCTCTACGCGCTCGCACTGGTGTTCATCGTGGCGAGCCTGGGCGTGGGGCTGCTGATCTCAACCGTCGCCAAGAGTCAGGTGCAGGCTATGCAGCTGAGCTTTTTCTTCATGCTGCCGAACATCCTGCTGTCGGGATACATCTTCCCTCGCGCGGCGATGCCGCTCCCGGCGCAGTATGTGGGGTTGGCGCTGCCGCTCACGTACTTCCTCGACATCCTGCGCGGCGTCCTGCTCAAGGGCGTTGGGGTCGGCGACTTGTGGCGGCAGCTCGTGGCGCTCTCGGCGGCGGCGGTGCTGCTCTTTACGGTGAGCGTGCGGCGGTTCTCCAAGACCTTGGATTGA